The sequence TTTGCGTCGAAGTACACCGCGCGGGCAATTGCCACGGATTGACGCTGACCGCCCGACAGGGCGGAGACAGGCTCGTTGAACTTTTTGAAGTTCGGGTTGAGCTTGCCCATGATCTTGCGACATTCGGCCTCCATTGCGTCGTCATCGACAAAGCCCAGAGGCGTGACGAGTTCCCGACCAAGGAACAGGTTGGAGGCGGCATCGAGGTTATCGGCCAGCGCAAGAGTCTGGTAGATGGTCTCGATGTTGTAACGCCGCGCGTCGCGCGGATTGTGGATTTCCGCTTTTTCACCGTTGATATAGATTTCACCGCCATCGGCCTGATAGGCGCCAGACAGAATTTTGATCAGCGTGGATTTGCCAGCGCCGTTGTGGCCGAGCAGGCCGACAACTTCACCCGGTTTCAGGTCAACAGACACGTGGTCTACTGCGTGGATACCGCCGAACGAGATGTGGATGTCGCGCATTTCTACGAGAGGGGTTTGAGTGTCCATAATGGTTCTCCCTTTTCTGCGGTTATGCGCCGGTGCGGCGACGGTAGACGATGTCGACCCAGACCGCGAAGACAAGCACTACACCTACGACGATGTTCTGAAGCGGCGCGTCCACGCCCACCGAAGCCATGCCCGATTGCAGAGATTGCATGATGAGTGCGCCGATAACTGCGCCGTAGATGGTGCCGGCACCACCGGCCAGAGCGGTCCCGCCAATAACGGCTGCTGCGATGACGCGCAGTTCGTCCAGTGTTCCAAGGCCAACGTCAACGGCGTTCAGTCTGGCTGATGCGATCACCGCGGCGATGCCGGTCAGCGCGCCCATCAGGGCAAAGATTTTCACCGTCAGGAAGCGGGTGTTGATGCCGGAGAGTTCGGCTGCTTCTGGGTTGCCGCCTGTTGCATAGATGTAGCGGCCAAACCGGGTTCGGGTTGCGACAATGGTCATGCCGATGGCAACGATCAGTAGGATCACGACAGGAATGGCTACGCCATGGTTCCAGACCATGCCGTCTGTGTATTCGATGCCCTGTGCCTTTGTGATGCGCTTCATTGCACCTTTCGGGATCGGATAGCTGTTCATGATCCAGACAAAAAGCATGATACCACCAGCAGCGATGGCTATCAGGATGCCTTCGGCCCAGGCGGGTTTCACGGTAAAGCCATGGTTCGCCTTGTTACGGCGGCTCAGGATAATCATCACGACTGCCGCGATTGCTGCGACAATACCGAAAACCCAGCTGAGTGTTTCGCCGAGGGTGCCTTCGGCGCCACCACCCAGAAGGCGGAAAGTTGTATCCAGAGGAGCTTGCGTCTGGCCCTTGGTGACCCACCACATCGCGCCGCGATAGACCAGCAACCCACCGAGAGTGACGATGAAGGCCGGAACGGCGAGGTAACCGATGACCCAGCCCTGAAACGCACCCAGTGCAGCGCCCATCAGAATGGCTGCGAACACTGCAATGATCCAGATGGACCAATGGCCGAGGCCGAGGAGATCCGGCAGAACCTGCACCTGAAGGGCAGCGACGGTCATGCCGATGAAGCCAAGCATGGAGCCGACCGAGAGGTCGATGTGGCGTGTTACGATGACAAAGACCATCCCGGTGGCCATAACGGCGACGGAAGCGGTTTGTACTGAGACGTTGAAAAAGTTTCGGGGTGTCAGGAAGCGGCCTTCGGTGACGATGCCGAAGACGATCCAAATCACCACAAGCGCGCCGATCATGCCAAGCAGGCGAGGATCCAAGCCCAGCTTGTTGATCAGGGATTTAGCTTGGTTTTGCATTTTGCGTTACCTCTTCGGTCGCGGCGATATGAGTGCACAGAGATACTGTGCGATTTGAGCCGCAACAGCAAAGTTTATTGCTTTTTGGGGGGGAGTGGTGGTGTGCCCCTCTGACGGGTCAGAGGGGCAGGCAGTTTTATTTGCAGGCTGCGTTGTCGGAGCCAGCGCAGAGTGCGTCTTTCTCGATCCAGCCGGCGTCCAGAACAACGTTCAGGTTATCCGCGGTCACAGGAACCGGTGCCAGGAACATGGAGTTCATGGTGGTGCCGCCCGGGGAAGTCCACTCGGCTGCGCCTTCAACGGCCATGTCTTTCGCCAGAGATACCGCGATCTCGCCAGCTGCCGCGCCCAATGCGCGTGCGTCTTTCCAAACTGATACGGTCTGGGTGCCGATGGCAACGCGGTTCAGAGCAGCGTGGTCGCCGTCCTGACCAGATACCGGAATGCCTTCCATGCCTTGAGCGGTCAGGGCAGCAACAACACCACCTGCGGTGCCGTCGTTGGAGGCGACCACAGCGTCAACGTTGTTGTCGTTGGCGGTCAGGATCTGTTCCATGTTGCGCTGTGCGTTCGCAGGAACCCAGCCATCGGTGTAGGCTTCACCAACGATGGTGATGTCACCCGAGTCAATTGCTGCCTGCAGCACTTCTTGCTGGCCACCACGCAGGAAGTCTGCGTTCGGGTCAGTCGGCGAGCCTTTGATCATGACGTAGTTGCCTTTGGGCATAGCGGCCAGAACAGCGCGCGCCTGCATGCGGCCAACTTCGACGTTGTCAAAAGTCAGATAGAAGGCACGTGCGTCTTCGATCAGGCGGTCATATGCGATGACAGGAATGTCTTCGTCTGCTGCGGCTTGAACCGCCGGACCAACTGCGGAGGCGTCCTGTGCCAGAATGATCAGAGCATCTGCGCCTTGAGCGATCAGGCTTTCGATGTCGGACAGCTGCTTGGCCGAGGAGCTTTGTGCGTCAGCAGAGATATATTTGGCGCCTGCGGCGTCCAGCGCGCCTTTGATGGCGGCTTCGTCTGTTTTCCAGCGTTCTTCCTGGAAGTTGGACCAGCTTACGCCAATCACAAGGTCGTCGGCCAGCGCGGCGGTGCTCATAAGTGCGCCGGCGATGATCGCCGTCGCGGATGCGAATAGTTTCATGGTTTCCTCCCAATATTCGATCCAGTTCCCGACAGACGCTCACACCGTGAATCACTCTGCGGGCTGGTGAACCCATGTTAGCGGATTAAATTTGTAAATCAAATTAAATAAGCTAGTCTTGAAAAAATCAGTAATTTGGCGACACCTCGTCGGACCGAGGCCGTCAAGCGCACGCAGAGTTTTGGCGACCGCGGCAAGGAAGGAAGTGGTCTATATGTCGGTGAATCAAAGAGAAATCGGGCGCAGGACGTTGTTTGCGGAAATTCGACGGCATGGGCGGATTCCCCGGATCAGCTTGTCGGAACACACCGGAATCAGCCGCGCAACGGTCACCACGATCACGGCGGAGTTGCTGCGCGAGGGCCTGATTGAGGAGGTGACAAGCGAATCTGGTGACAAAGATGCGCGTAGAGGACGGCCAAAGGTCGACCTTAAAGTTCGTGGCGACGCGCGGCTGATTGCAGGCGCCAAGATTTCCAACCGGTCCGTTTCACTGGTGCTTCTGGATTTTGAAGGGCGGCAGTTGGCCGACCACGAAGTTGAACTGGAGCAGACCGCAAATGAAGCATCGGACCTTGCATCAATTCTGGCTGGGCATGTCGGCGATCTGGCTGCCAAAGTGGGGCGCGGTCTTGTCGATGTGTCGGGCTTTGGCCTTGGCATCGCGGGGATCGTGGATGCGCCACGTGGGTTTGTGCACTGGTCGCCCTCTTTGACCTCCCGAAACGTGGAGTTCGGGCAAATCCTCACGGATACGCTGTCCATACCGGTCTTTCTGGACAACGACGCGAACCTTGTGGCGATGGCTGAAAAGAGTTTCGGTCTCGGACAGGGGCATTCGGATTTCATTGTGGTGACGATTGAAAGCGGTGTCGGTATGGGCGTCGTGATCGGTGACGAAATTTATCGCGGCACGCGCGGTTGCGGTGCGGAGTTCGGTCACACCAAAGTACAACTGGAGGGCGCTCTTTGCCGCTGTGGCCAGCGCGGATGCCTTGAGGCCTACGTTGCCGACTACGCCTTGTTGCGCGAAGCTATGAGTGCAAGTGGCGGTCAGGACAGCCGGCAGGTGGATGAACTCCTTGAAGCGGCGAAGCACGGCGATGCCGTGGCAGGTTCAATCGTGGAACGGGCCGGCCGGATGTTCGCCATGGGGCTTGCCAATCTCGTAAACATTTTTGATCCGGAACTGATCATCCTCGCGGGTGAGCAGATGCAGGCCAGCCATCTCTACGCCGAAGAAGTCATAGAGGTCATGCGCAAGCTCATCGTTCAGGTCGACAAGGCGCCGCCTGAAGTGGTGGTGCACAAGTGGGGCAACCAGATGTGGGCGCGCGGTGCCGCGGCCTATGCGCTGGATAACGTCTCCGAACTCGCTTTGCAGGAAATGAAGGAACATGTGGCTTAAGTCTTGGGTGGCGCTTTGCGTCGGTGTGTCGGCAACCAATGTCGGCGCGGAAGTGCGCTTTGCGCCAGTCGCTGTCGATGATCACGTTTATGACGGCGGATGGGAGCACTTTGTCGGCGGTGGCGTCGCGGTGTCAGACTGCGATGGTGACGGATTGGTGGATCTTGTGGCGGCTGGCGGCGAAAACCCAGCCGTTTTGATGCGCAATCGTTCCGAAGTCGGCGGCGACATCCGGTTCGACGTTGCCACACCTGATGTTTTGGCGATGACCGGAGTGACTGGCGTCTATGCGCTCGATATCGATGGCGACGGCTGGCGCGACCTCGTTGTCCTGCGGGTTGGAGAAAACAAATTGCTCAAAGGCGGGCCGGAATGTTCGTTCCGACCGATGGAAATTGACGGGTTCGATGGTGGCGACGGATGGACAACCGCGTTTTCGGCCACCTGGGAAGCCGGGAACAGCCTGCCGACCATGGCATTTGGCAACTATGTCGACAGGAACAATCCCGACGGGCCGTTTGAGGCCTGCGACTCCAACACTTTGTTTCGTCCGAATGGCGACGGCTATGTCAAGACTGTCCTCGAACCGGGATTCTGTCCGCTGTCGATCCTGTTTTCCGATTGGGGGCGACAAGGGCGGGCTGACCTGCGGATGAGCAACGATCGGCACTATTATGTCAAAGGTGGCGCCG is a genomic window of Shimia isoporae containing:
- a CDS encoding ATP-binding cassette domain-containing protein, with amino-acid sequence MDTQTPLVEMRDIHISFGGIHAVDHVSVDLKPGEVVGLLGHNGAGKSTLIKILSGAYQADGGEIYINGEKAEIHNPRDARRYNIETIYQTLALADNLDAASNLFLGRELVTPLGFVDDDAMEAECRKIMGKLNPNFKKFNEPVSALSGGQRQSVAIARAVYFDAKILIMDEPTAALGPHETQMVSELIQQLKAQGIGIFLISHDIHDVMELCDRASVMKNGKLVGTVDVKDVTDDDLLGMIILGKRPEGVNVQG
- a CDS encoding ROK family transcriptional regulator: MSVNQREIGRRTLFAEIRRHGRIPRISLSEHTGISRATVTTITAELLREGLIEEVTSESGDKDARRGRPKVDLKVRGDARLIAGAKISNRSVSLVLLDFEGRQLADHEVELEQTANEASDLASILAGHVGDLAAKVGRGLVDVSGFGLGIAGIVDAPRGFVHWSPSLTSRNVEFGQILTDTLSIPVFLDNDANLVAMAEKSFGLGQGHSDFIVVTIESGVGMGVVIGDEIYRGTRGCGAEFGHTKVQLEGALCRCGQRGCLEAYVADYALLREAMSASGGQDSRQVDELLEAAKHGDAVAGSIVERAGRMFAMGLANLVNIFDPELIILAGEQMQASHLYAEEVIEVMRKLIVQVDKAPPEVVVHKWGNQMWARGAAAYALDNVSELALQEMKEHVA
- the xylF gene encoding D-xylose ABC transporter substrate-binding protein, which produces MKLFASATAIIAGALMSTAALADDLVIGVSWSNFQEERWKTDEAAIKGALDAAGAKYISADAQSSSAKQLSDIESLIAQGADALIILAQDASAVGPAVQAAADEDIPVIAYDRLIEDARAFYLTFDNVEVGRMQARAVLAAMPKGNYVMIKGSPTDPNADFLRGGQQEVLQAAIDSGDITIVGEAYTDGWVPANAQRNMEQILTANDNNVDAVVASNDGTAGGVVAALTAQGMEGIPVSGQDGDHAALNRVAIGTQTVSVWKDARALGAAAGEIAVSLAKDMAVEGAAEWTSPGGTTMNSMFLAPVPVTADNLNVVLDAGWIEKDALCAGSDNAACK
- a CDS encoding sugar ABC transporter permease: MQNQAKSLINKLGLDPRLLGMIGALVVIWIVFGIVTEGRFLTPRNFFNVSVQTASVAVMATGMVFVIVTRHIDLSVGSMLGFIGMTVAALQVQVLPDLLGLGHWSIWIIAVFAAILMGAALGAFQGWVIGYLAVPAFIVTLGGLLVYRGAMWWVTKGQTQAPLDTTFRLLGGGAEGTLGETLSWVFGIVAAIAAVVMIILSRRNKANHGFTVKPAWAEGILIAIAAGGIMLFVWIMNSYPIPKGAMKRITKAQGIEYTDGMVWNHGVAIPVVILLIVAIGMTIVATRTRFGRYIYATGGNPEAAELSGINTRFLTVKIFALMGALTGIAAVIASARLNAVDVGLGTLDELRVIAAAVIGGTALAGGAGTIYGAVIGALIMQSLQSGMASVGVDAPLQNIVVGVVLVFAVWVDIVYRRRTGA